AATCTCATCCTGCACCCACGCCCCGAATGTCATCGTCTCTGCAATCTCATCCACCACAGGCCGTTTTCTCCACCACAGACCGTACCTCCTCAGCCGCCACCACGctcccatctcctcctcctctgccgaCCGCTACGCCctcatctcctccctccaccgACTGCCGAGGCGGACACGACTCCTCCTCCATCAGCCAAACCGACTGCGCCTCCCTCCTCAGATCCCTCCGCGCCATCGACCTCTCCCGCGGATGAGGAGGTgcagccgccccctcccctccctccgtcTCCCGCcggcaccccctcccctccctccggcccccgctgccgccggcccgGCCTCCCGGAGCAGTCGCTGCTGCGCCTGACCGTCGTCGCGGCGGCCTCCCGCCTTGGGTTCCCTCGCGGGATGGCGCGGCGGCTGGGCGGGGACGGGTACTCCTCgatggggtcgaggaggactaTTCGGTGGGGGGAGCTCGAGGAGGACGATGGTGGCAACCTcgacttcctcctccctccccgcgtCGTTGTCGGGCCCGATGAGAACGGCCTCAAGAAGGTCATCGAGTACCGCTTCGACGACGATGGCAACAAGGTCaaggtcaccaccaccacccgcgtCCCCTCACCCCCATGATGCCAGATGTGCTTCGACTGCAACGCCAAGAACGTGGGCCTCCGTCACCTACGGCATCTTCCTCTGCCTCGACTGCTCCGCCGTCCACCGTAGCCTCGAGTCCACATCACCTTCGTCAGGTATCTATGCTACCCTACCTACCGCTGCTAACTGCCTTCTCCCAATCCGCTGCATTTTTTATTTAAATGTGAGCTCCTCTGTCTTTGTTAAAGGATGAATAGTCCAGGATTGAGTTCACTTTGCGTGAAATGCATCACAAGTATCCATATTGTTTTTCCTGTAAGAATGGTCTCTGAATACTCAGTTGATGTTCTTTGATTTTTGGGAGGATTGAAGTTGTCATGTTTGATTAACTCACTGTTAAATTTTTAAGTAATTTCATACAATGATGGTTAATTAGATAATATATGTTCCTTTGTCTTTATTTTTCGTGGAAGAGTGCCTCACTGTGGTGTTGTGAATTTTCCAGTGTTTCTGCCATGAATTTTCTGTGTCCACAGTATTGATGAGTTCTTATTCTTATGGTCTACGTATGCAGGGATGGTGTGAGCGAGTCTCAATTTAGCCAAATACTGAATATTGAGCTTAATCAAATCATAAAGGTGACATTTAGTTTACCTAGGAATTCCTTGGCTTTCTGGCATCCTTTTCTAACAAGAGCTCGACAATACAGGCTTATCAGAGTATGGGACAGGGGGATCTTCCGAAGTTCACAGTGATCATTGCTCAAAAGAATCACCACACAAAACTCTTCCAAGCTGATTCGCCAGACAACGTTCCACCTGGTAAGCTCCCCTGTCCCACTTAATATTGCTAAAGGTACTTGCCACTTAAACAGCTTGAGCAACTGGCACTTCTGCTTTGCATCAGGGACTGTCGTAGACTCTGGTATTGTTCATCCAAGGCAGTATGATTTTTACATGTGTGCTCATGCTGGACCAATTGTAAGTTCTCCTAGCATAGTTTTGGATTTTGGTGCGTGCTTGTCAGTCGTGTTAGTTTATTAACCTGAATAACTTGACTTCATGTGTTGCTCTTATAGGGTACCTCAAGACCCACCCACTACCATGTTTTGCTCGATGAGATTGGCTTCTCAGCAGATAATCTCCAGAAGCACATATGTGGATATGGGTTTCCTGGAGGAGATGGTTCTGAAGGCCATGAAGGATAACGGTAGTTACCTAATAACCCATTTCTTCCCATTTATTTGGGTTATTGCCTTATTGGTGATTTTACATACACTCTTATCTGACTGCTGCTTTTGCTTTCAGGGGATAATGGTAGTCATTGGTTGAACTTCTTCTAACCTACCAGGTATTCATCAACACGCTTGCTTTTATTAGTTATTCTTTGATGACCTTATTGCATGGCATgaaagaggatttgtatttacaAGTGATGTGAAATGCAGGAAATAGGAAATGATCCCTCTGTGGATAACGGTTCTGCTTCTGGCTATTTCCCTCAAGCTGCTGAGGATAGTGATGCTGATGATATTTTAGAAAACTGGGATGATGAGGATGCTGGTGAGCGAAACAGGGGTCCGACCATTGACGAATCTGGTGATGAGGTATTTTCATGCTCCCCCTTGGTGACTATATGCATTTACTTTTCCTTTTGAGAAACATGTCATGCATCTACTTTAACTCAAAACATAAATTCTTCTGCATAAACTGGTTTCATGTTATAATCCAGTAAATAGACTACTTACCTCAAAACCATAAGGTTCCTTACTTTTACTTGCTCCTGTTCTTTTGTTTTCAAACAGGTGTAGCTGTAATCTAATCTGGTTGGTTATTTGCCTTGGGAGAATTGTGTTCGTTTAGGCAAATTGGCAAAACGACATGTTCCCATGAAACTAGAAACCTGGATTTTGTAAGAAACTCGTAATGACATTCTATTTACATAGCTTCTATTTAGTCATTTGATGGATAATTTTACTTTGAATGCATCAGCAAATTTCAAACCCATTAGTCTTTAATTTATGATTCCAAATTGCTTACCTTCAAAATGGTTCAGTCCATGCTGTTGTTGCTAAAATAATACAATTTCAGTTTACCTGATGCATATACCAATGTTAGTGATTTTTTCAGGAGCAATATAGAGTTTGAGTGGAGCGCACAAATGATGGACGGTCAATGTCAAGCCAACCTTTGCTACAGTGCTAGACATAGCTTATTCCATTTTCATGTGTTCAAATTAGCTAGTGTGATTCGGATACCTTATGTGTTTCAATAGTTGTGCGTGTGTTATCGACTAAGTTTGACATTGGATGGTTTCATTAATGATTTGTACGGACAAAGCATGTTTTGGATTAATGGATGTCTAAATGCTTCTTTCATCATATATTGTTCAACATGCAATTATTGTTTGAAGCAAACAAAGCGTTGCAATATGTACTATCGATAAAATAATTTGGCATTGCAATATATGATACAGCAACAAACAAACGGTGTTGCAAAAAACGTCATACCAATGGAATTGTGGGCGTGGCAATAGTCTTCAAACTGTAGTAGCACAATAGTTAGCGTGGAAATAGAGGGTCCAACAATAGCAACCAGTATCGATCGTTGTAATAGAGAGCAACCTCTAGCAACCAAACATTTACCGTGACAATATAAGGATGCACCTATAGCAACCATAATGT
This portion of the Setaria viridis chromosome 7, Setaria_viridis_v4.0, whole genome shotgun sequence genome encodes:
- the LOC117865752 gene encoding protein argonaute 16-like — its product is MGQGDLPKFTVIIAQKNHHTKLFQADSPDNVPPGTVVDSGIVHPRQYDFYMCAHAGPIGTSRPTHYHVLLDEIGFSADNLQKHICGYGFPGGDGSEGHEG